The window ACAAATCtcttgtttataaaatacttatctatatctatagataaattgttttgaaatattcatataaaaatataatactctgTGTATGTACAGCATATTTGTACTTAGTTATTAATCACTGTTATTGACATATCAATCACATaactactatatttttttataaaatgtaagttttaacatatatatatgttataaaaattttaattataatgtaatctctcaataatattacagatttaaaaaacaaaagagtttttaaacacaaaacattaaaacaaattatatttaacaatccTAAGAACTACAATTAAACTGATTAAAACcggttacataattatataaataacattgtttaaaGGAGTGTTTAGTCAAACGATGCTGTCTCTTTCTTTCGAATATCAAACATATGACGCTAGAAAGAGAGAAAGGGAGTTTGAATGACAGCGTTCATCTAAATACTtgcttacaatttttataaggaAAGCCTTAAGATTGATAAGTTCAAATCATTTTTAAGAGTTTTCAAATGTTTAAGTTCACAATTCTACTAGTATTGTTTGTTGAACCAGATTCAAATGAAATGTTTGCAATGAATACAATGTCTTAATTACGaacatttcatttgaatttttgaagtattttttttttatttttatatcattaatgtcAATAACAGCGATATAATTAAATGCTAAACTTACTtactataaatatcaataaaacctACAAGAAGAATAGTTTGTCGGCTAGTGCTTCAGACGGCTGCTGGTGTACGTTCTGACCCACGAGATATGCAAGTTTATGTGCGTACTGGCACGGTGCCGGCACTCGAACGGTGCCAGGCCAGTTGTAATACAAATGGCACATTTTATATGTCAGTCGTTGGCACTGATCTGGAGTCATTCCACTGTCATCGTGGACTACAACGTAGTGGGTCGGTGTGACCGTCCCTTGGTTAACCTTTTGTGATACTATTAGGAAGTCATACCTGAAACATAAAttaggttttattaatattaataaacattacagatgtttattttattttatttttttattaacaaaccaAGAACCTTTTTTAGTAGTCAAAGATTACTTTACTGTACTGTATGTTCGTTGTAAAGAATTCCATTTGAAAGATATTGTAGTGTCTGACTTTGTCGAAGTTTAAATCTTGTCAAAAACACATTTcgagtacatacatacatacattttaaaatagtatttttcttttgaGCTGTGATACTCTATAGAATCTTAAGTCGATTAATTAAGTTAATCGTCTTAATATTCTGGCAAGCCTGAGGAATTTCcttgtacttaatttgttttgaaacaTTAAAGGAAAACGTTTTGTGAGAAAACCCGCATTTGGTGGATGTCACTTTGCTGTATGCATCCAcgaacctgcattggagcaatGTGGTGGAGTAAACTCCGAGCATTCTCTTCAAAAAGGACATTAGGTCTTAGCTCGGCAGTCAGACATTCATAGGcggttactttactttttattcagAATGTCTTAATTcatgaaaaagaaaacaaagatGTGTGCAAGTgtgtatacttaaaatattgcattaaataGCCTAATCAATGAGAATGGCTATACACTATAGAACTAACGCAATGACCCATGGGGGCGGGCAATTCCGTTCGACGCAATTGAATCCCGCACGGAGCAGCtagtatatataacaatttttaaataatgctagacgaattatattcaaatgtaatcTTACCAATCTCGTCTAGTAATATCGTGATCAACGACGGTTCCCGGGTGGGGATTAGCAAATTCTTTTCCAGTCTTCATGAATATACGCGTGTTGATCCTTTTCTGTACAACGACGTACGTAAGAGTAGGTTTGTAAGTCTCGCCGACGAGGGAGAAGCTGATCTGCATTTGAGGAATCTCATATTGCTGGACGAGCTTCAATTGGCTATCTCCGACTCCGTCTCTGTGCATAGAATGACATTGCATTaggattttataaatcaatattattgcaCTGAGCTGCCAACCGCATTCATCGTATGTGTACGTACGTATATCGTACATGTTGCGAAATTGCTGTAAGTAGGTCTTATTAGTTATTTACTAActggttttatatttaagagaaaaggtgacccagtggttagaattcttgaaccttaaccgatgattgtgggttcattTCCAGAAAAGCACCTGCTTGTTATTCATCTCGGattcggcgatgaaggaaaacatcgtgaggaaacctgcatgtgtttaatttcaatgaaattttgccacatgtgtgttcACCAagccgcatcggagcagcgtggtggaataagctccaagccttcttttcaaagggagagtaggccttagcccagcaatgaaACATTTACAGGCAACTACTTTACTAGTTTTATGCGAGCTCGTCTGGATAAATACCGCGCACTTATTATTTTACTGCTCAACAACACTagctagtattgttgtgtttcaagGCCGGTGGTATTGATGATGTACAGggtagttaatattttcaataccaATGTCAATGAGCGGTGGTAAGTTAtacgttgaattaaaaaaaatgaagtgtattattttttcatagcaCACCTGTATATAATGATCCGGTCGGGTAATCTTCCGTTGACTCGCAGATAGTGCTTGAGCGAGTCGACGAGGCAGGACTTGAGACTGTCGACGATTTCCTGCCCGCGCTCTTGGAACACGGCCTTCGAGTACCAGTGGGTCATGGTCTGATTGTACGACGCTATGAAGGctaagcaaaaaaaatacatattatttccgTATTATAGATATGTAAGAAAAGACAAAGAAGTGTCTGCTggcttgtataattaaaatgtccTGGTATTAGATAGCCTATTCATTTCATTCAGAGAATGACTAGAAACTATACACCTTTATAACCCACAAGAATAATACTGTTTAACGCAATTGAACGCCACATGGAACAGCtagaaaatatgttatttgccaacattaaacaaatacaaGAGAACAAAGAACTCGAACTAGTACCTCtctgtttatttgttatattgtgtACTCAGTAGTAGATATTAGTATATGTTTGAGTATATATTAGGGACATTCGATGTTTTTTAATCCAGTCGCAAAAAGCCGCTTTAACTTCGTAAACTGACTAAACTACATGCACAATAAAAGTGACAGAAGGttcttcctaaaataaattactctttTTCTCCTTCTCTCTACGTCATAACTCTCTTGTATCTCTTGTAACTTTACTCTCAAGCGTCATTTAAAACGTTCACCATAACCATTTGACCATATGTCTTGAAAAAAGTCTACTACAACTTATTGCTAGGGCGAAGTTAGAGCGTATTGACAGAAATGGCGAAAGATTGGTGTGTCTTCCTGAGGCTTTGCTAGGGCTGTCTTAGAGAATTTCTGTCTGCCTTTTCCGCAAAGACGCTAAGATCATTAAGACTCTCCCTTCGCGTTTAACACGACTCtcgatgaccgaggaaagtcactaCCAACattcccgcggtgtgataccacaaTGTCGAATGTCATAACACAGTtgaattccggcaaagtgcagttcgtaatttacttttttcttgGGTTTCTATGAGTTGAGTCGATAGCTCGTTTGTCACTTAtggcataaaatatataaatatatgttatagagATGCACCCACAACACACGCTGCGGCGCTTGCGGGCGGCGTCGTGGTAGGAGTCGACGCCGATCACCATGGCCGTCTTGAACGGGATGCTGATGTTCCACAGCGTGCCGCCCAGCTTGCAGTTCATTTGCAGCAAGATCTTCTGGGTTATGGATCGAATTTTCTGGCTGTTCATGAGCGTCCGGGCGTTGATCAcctgattaaaaataacaatatttacgttaattatttcaaaatttcttatacaaaaatcattaatttcttagttttaagttacaaaattaattaagttatacATTTCCCTtaaaacccagacaagcaccagaGTTTACGTGCTGGTGAAATAATTTCAAGTGCTCTTGAGGGTtcagcgatgaaggaaaacatcgtgagtttTGATAATTTTGGAATCTTAAATTCTACCACGTATGTATTCTCACCTACACTGcagtgtaataatttaaaactagagACCTCTGCCTAGCAAtgaatttttctttctttcctAACACCGCTATCATTCATACCTGTGAGGGGACTGGGTTATCTGCACAGCAAATTTTCTTAATGGCAGCATAACGATCGTCTCTCATAGTCGGCGATATGGCGACGACTAGTTGTAAATGAGATGTGATGCATTTCTTGAGAGCCATGACATAGGTGTCTGTTCGGTCATTGGGCAGACGGAGTAAGTCCGGGTTGGATACATTTATACCCATTGGACGACTACACCGTTTTAATGTTTCAACGAAATCCTAGAAGTAAGCactcaaattaatatttgaaataaaaataaaaagcccactaaaataggaaaaatacattaattgaaACTATGTAAAAGATATTGGTAATTACAACAATTAAAGTAGGCACATGTGTACATCACAGAACAAATGTGAAATATCTAATTCAAAATTTCTAGTTCTCTAAGTATgagttgaattaattataaaaatgtaaatttgcaATTTCAATCAGCAAATAGATCTCCAGAATACTCTgctattgattttataatatttaatctgtgcctttttggcacaaataaaagccagaaaaaagaaaaaaaaaatattgctaaaataaatatgtagaaaAACTTCTTCAAAGAAGCACCAAGCAACTgtactttattaatatcaaatcataTATTGTTGTATAACTTTTCACTTACACAACATTTGTATATTTGACAATACAGTATAATTCGTCATTTTAAAACTACcgtaagaaaaataaacgaaaaatacagtaatataaACGATTGAAATAACCAGTTATTCCAAGGTATTTTCTGTCCGTAGAAACCAGATGCTCTGATTGCACTATACAAAGgtcatacaattaatataatgttttatagttttaattttgatatcaaAAGCATTAAGAACCTTACCGTTGCAACTTGTTTATCCCTGTCGGTATACAAGAGCACCCATCTCATTATATCAACGGCTTGCATCACAGCATTCCGCGAGACATCTCCATTCCAATCAGCATTAGGCTTACCCGGCACTTTAACGTCATTGCCAAAGTATAATGTCTCTGGTGGTAGAGTTCTGGCTGTTAAATTGATCGTCTCTTGTGCTATGGTGAGACCCCATCCTTTTAGACGATTTTTCGCTGTCTCGTTGTTAAGAACGTTTTGGATGTACtagtaaaaatgataaaatagtttaatatatccataatattatatgacacAGTAGTAAGTCAGTGATTACtagttatttatgtacattGTTTGTTGACGTTACTTTTTTAAGAACAATTTAGACCCTAACTGCCTGTGTAGCGAAAAATTCAATGTAGGTCAACATACTATGGATCGAGCAATgctcataatatttttgtagagtaaaatcataaataagatGCTAGATGAAACCAGAGTTGccgacataaatttaaaaatttgcaaACTACAGAGGAAGGGGGGCATACACAGCATCCCGCCTCATCATCATCTAGCCAAAGGTATAAATGACCTGAAGAACAGAAACGGATGTTCTTCCTGGCCTGTTTGGGAGAACCCATACACAAACACATTCTCATTGCTGTATGTTCATATAATACAACTGGCTTAACCAGATCTTGtacaaaagtattaaattagcCCCACCTGATAGGAGTTAAGAAAAATCTTCTAAAACAGgacagattataatttataaattaacaattcttTCTTGGTTCATATTACACACATTAAAGGTTATTTGCCTATTGAATGAGTCATAATTGATCATGGTGGGGTATTAAACAAGTACCTTTTTAAACGCTGCGTGCCGTTGATTAGGTGTTATACGTGTATATGTAGCAACATCTTTCATAAGTCTGAAGTTACTCCTCTGATCATCAGTGAGTCCTGTAAGCTGGCAAAGTTCTGGCACAAGACATATCATGAAGTCAGTTGGCTTTTCTGATCCTGGCATTCGTTTAGAATCtctgaaatagaaaatatattatgtaaattttattttcattaatgtttttataatatcacaattGAAATAGATCAAATGATATAGACCatctaaatttacataaataaaaagataaaaaacataaaaaaccaATACATTTATGGGTCAAAATTGttgtataatcaaaataacaaatacttggtggtaaggtcTGGTACAAGCctgtcttggtaggtaccattgactcatcacttattctactCTCACTCAACAATAGCAGATCTTTGCTGAACTTCAAGCTTGTTgccttcttggaagacgtggcccacactgacttttttttcattttaaaataatatatacataaactatcataaataatatataataataaataatatatttttggttgtTTGGGTTTCAgattaaagggtgagtgagccagtgcaacacAAGGACACCACATAGGTTGGGGGCAGATTGGTATTGTAAGGAACTAATTTCCTTTAGGTGTAAAACTAACATACCTTGAAATAAGCATTGGTTGATCAACATCCATAATATCAATTCCATAATTCTTCTTATAATACTCTATGTAACTAATTTTCACCATTTCACCTTTCTCATTCTTTTCGAATGTCGATCTTGGATTCATGGAGTCATCTATACTATCTActctgtaaaataataacaatttgtgatacatttcaataattgaAATACCATAATTAATCAGTAAAAATTAGGTATTCGGACATTATTTCTCGAATATGTAACACGCAacgtttatgataataatattttttttaaacaatccaAAGTTTATTCTATTTGTGAGCTTTGCTGTTGCTTCTGTACAAAGTAAAAatgcacaaaataaatatttttcaattctaaTTCTACATTAACAACAAACCAAATAGTGGTCACTTGTTACAAATGCTAatacattaaaagaaaatctataGGATAAAATCACAGACTTATAAAGATAGAGACAAGTCAgtacaaaaattaagtaatttgtttACAAAGTAAAATAACTCACCTAAAGAGTTTCTTATTATACGTAGTCATAACTGAGCAGCCTATCAACTTGTCTGACATTGCCCTCTTCCAGTTAGCGCCTTCAGCTTGGACGGTCTCCTTGATCAGCGAGAGCACCGACTGCGTCCGGAGCACGCGGTGGGTGGAGTCCAGCGTCAGCATCAGACCTCCTTCGTATTCGTCTACCGCTGTCACATAGCTGAAGAAGGGAAGAttgcgttttaaatattaagataattttttttctatgcaATAGTAATGTAAAGAGATTGagaatgaatattttgatttagattatttaaaaaagcaagCGCGCCGTTACAGACAATAGCCCATTATAATTGACTACAAGAGATCAAGTTCATATGGAAATAAGAAACCTTATTTTACCACACATTAAGAAAAGCAACTTTACCCAGGCCATACTTCTAGCTTGTACTGAGGTATCTGTATCGCAGCGTGCTCGTTAAAATGCTGCCGTCCGAAGCGAACCAGTTGTAAATCCTTCATTATATGCTTGAATAGCACgttgtatatttgtatcatCTCACTCAGACGACGTGTACGGCGGAATATTatctaaaacaaacaaaaaaaaatcttatagattaaaaaattagCTGGAATTTTGATAGCTCGATTGTAGCTTCTTAAATATACCAAATACTGATAGACTTAGAAAAAAAGTCATTTCTTTACATTATGTATTGCAAGGCGAAGCAATGGATGAATATGGTAGTAAGTTACTTACTAATGTATAACTTACTTGTACCTGTTATCACACTGGATCACGCACCTTACGAATCGGAACACCGCAATACAAATGATCAATACTTTGCCTTTGCCCTTTTTTATGAACCTGATACCGTGTATTCAAAATTTCTTGATGATCGTCAGAGTAGTTGAGAtgtgaaaatgtaataaacaaaCTTGCTTTcccacttataatattaattaagatgaGTGACTTAATGATGATATATCCTTGCAATATAATACAAGAATTCATGCCAATTTCGAAGGCCATCAATTTATAGGGCATATGggcaattttaataaagatttactttTAAAGATTTGCAATACTCACATTTATATTCACTTTACTTTCATCAAAAGGGTTAGTTGAAACGAGGTTAAGTGCTTCATCTGGTAGCATGTGCGGCACATATAATGTTGTGCCATCAAACgtcttttctttaaaaaagtgATTATGCTCTGCAAAAgaaataaatgcttttaaaacaagaaataaaggctttttttttctcaacactaaatttttttttttttgatttacaaaatgttaagaaatatatacataattttttttaagcttgcatcaaataaattattaaattcacctATAATTGTGACAGCAAGCGATACTTTAATCGCTCAATCTATTggaaaagtataatattaatctcCCTATAAAAATCTAACCCACCAATTAAACTACAAGTTAATTAAACTACCAGGAACCTTGTGGGCAAGAAGCCAATATCAAAAATTATCTTGCTAAAAGATTCACAcggatataaaatttatattattgtcagacattatttataaaaacaattacaatatgcaaatattgtaatataagacTAATATTGCATCAAAGCTAATATGGAAATATACTCAAAAAAGCTTATCATAAAATCATACACACCATTTAATAGCTTAAAGCGCAGGTGCTTATAATCTTGATCTGGATCATATCTGACTTCATATTCAAAAACATTGTTCTCTTCAAAGTTTAAATAGATGAAATTAGCTGTTACTTCACAAGGGGTTCCTGTTTCACCTTTCTTAACTACTGGTGGAGTATCTTTGACTTCTTtctataagatataaaaaaaatatatttagcaatatatgaaataacaaCTTTTTGTTActacaacattattaaatagataataatagtaaatagataagataaatataatactatttatttaataaccaaTACACAAACTCAAATTCATATGGAATTTTctcatagttttaaaaatgtttaatgataCAACATTTTAGAGTAATAACTACAACAGTACCAAGtgctatatttttacaagtgTATTTTGAGTATCAACTGTAAACACAGAAGTATACGGAGTTCTGTAATGTATTGAAGGAGATTGAAATTTTAtgatagaaaaaataaagttacttacaaagtatttatttttcccCACTAAAGTTTGTGAGGAAGTTGCTGCAGTTGATACTGTACTGGAAGCCATTTTCTTTGTCAAACTATCAACATCACTATCAACAAGGCTCGGAGGTGATTGCGCAGCTTGTGAGGCTTTTCTACAAcatcaacattatttattaatattgctgtATAACACACTGTCTTGACTGACATACTACATATTGCTATAGAGATTTGAAACAATTTTACAGTAGGAAACTTTGTAGTCAGTAATGCGTTGAGTTACTGGtatataatacagataatttccctagaactgttttatttataataatataaataatatttattttattttgttactaaatGTTGGTATTACACCAAGAATGCAATTAAGCTATTTGTTTTCTTGGTAAATATTTATGCCATAAAACAGATTTCATGGTAGTTTAATCcaatgtataaattttagtatatactCACAAACTTTTTAGAAGACTTAATCCACGTCCAACACCCCTACCAACTGTAACGGAGGTTAGGGGGGGTTTTACATCTGATGCTGGGCTGAATGTtgcatctataaataataagcaGTGTTACTGAAATCAATGCTTGTTTGTAGATTGGTTTAAATGCTCAATTTCATGCTCAACAAACCTCCTGGTTTCTGCTGCATTTTAGAAAGTAACATAGCTGCCATTTTACCCCTCCCACCTAAACTGGTACTAGTTGAACCAACCTGTGTGATAAAAATTACTGtcttattaagattttatatttaggcttgttataatatgtaattaaaatagtagcatctgacataaaaaagaataaatatttatagtgaaatcaataaaatatattgatatcacTATAATTGTCCTTTTACTAGTACTAGTAAAATCAGACTTCCACTTTTAATAAAGTCAATGTATGTAAAAACGTACCACACTAGGTGCAACACTTGGTGCTGGTGTGGGTTCAGGAATTGGCACTTCAGACGCTGGTGGCGATTCCATAATTTGTGACTTAAGGGCCTGGAGCAAGGCCAAGCCTCGACCTCGACCCTTTCCTGGGTCTGccattattatctataaataaaataccaatatcagatatacatcaaatataaaacaatttgaatttaCCTAcgttatgatttaaaataacaaattcgtcgttcttcgtttaaattaaactttctaTAAAGTATATAGAACGAGAAATAGAAGACAATGTAAGAAAAGGTTACACTAATCTTTGTAGGTACATTTAGAAACAAACTTTTAATACCttcatatatcattttaatgtttacttaacaaaaacaaaatgctGAGCATgcttgtaattaaatacaagattaCCTTGGTAAGGTATACTATAGAAAATGATAATTCCaataaaagtatatgtatatttgaatatattaaattcacttaCCGTAGAAACTTATTTAgcttttacaaaaaacaaaagttaaatatttctgcccgcgataaataaaattagagaaCCATACAACTCTCacagataaaatacaaacacaatACACATTGTACAAATTTTGACAACTCGAATCTCAATTCGTATTTCGcacaacaataaaaactttCGTACTCCACAGAcgacataaatattaatcgtgatttaaaaaataaactttaaactcTGCAAATcgcttattaaattcaaattcgtCAAGCTATAACAGGTGGGCCAACAAGCGAAATCCTTAAATAtccattcataaataaattcttacttTAGGTAAATAATAAACGATGATGATCGCTTGAGGTCCGTGCTTTGAACAATTCAGCTCTatagtgtatttaaaataccatTCATACCTATtctaatgatataattttagtttctaaaaatttaaaagctgaacagatattttgatttacttCAATCCGGCTATTTTAAGGTTTCCCTGTTTTTTATACCattacatagaataaaacaaagtcgcttactgcTCTCTAGTCTCTGTCCCTacgtatgcttagatctttaaaattacacaacggattttgatgcggttttttttaatagatagattggtTCAAGAGAAAAGTTTATGTGTATTATACATGCACAACATATTAAAGAAACACTAAATAAatcgtaaagtaaaataaacacatttttttgcgctttcattcattcaaatgtTGGCTCAACCCTacgaaatagatcaaaataatatactacaacaATGTTGTAcaacttaaaaaggtcttcaaaaaagtccgctaTGGTATAAAATGTCTATCTCagagataacccacaataacttttttttatcctatactttatacgaaaaataatggcttatttttgaatCGATTTTAAGTCCCTTTATCAAAGTCTCTTAAATACATTaggcatttaatataaatcaatttggcgctttacagcatgtaatttaaattaatattttcgaagatattacagatttaaaacgcagggacatagcgttttgtattgtctaacaactgaaaaactgtgaacgttgtaagacattcagggcgggtcgctaatgtgtaataatatcaatttgaaacttattatttactagttgTCGGTTTTCCGGGGTTGGTCGTCACGAggtaggcataaaaaagtatgtaatcAACCTATCCTTACTTGGAGTTGAAGGttgctttataataaacttcattcaatttggttcagtggtgtGGCCGTGAAAGCAGCAAACAGCagacacagttactttcgcatttgtaatatttgtatagattgtctttattttttaaatatttgtgtaatgttttgtttgtttggtcTTTAAATCTAACGAGTGCTAAAACGACATTcttgcaaaaattaaaaaaagttatgttcCTTTTAACTATATCTGTAGAGTTTAAGAGACTGAGAGACTTTTCtagaaaagtattttaaatttatattttactgggTATGCAACAGTATCATCAAATCAAaaagtacttatatattaatgatgattACTAATTTTGATGCTTGAAAAGGGTGTGTTTCATTTAAAGACAAGCATAAATACCTcctatatcattatttttaataagttcaataaaaaaagaattgaaatatttacattatctatttatttactatatcgATAATTTTGctgagtaataaataaaatatagttttt is drawn from Vanessa atalanta chromosome 16, ilVanAtal1.2, whole genome shotgun sequence and contains these coding sequences:
- the LOC125069844 gene encoding piwi-like protein Ago3; translation: MADPGKGRGRGLALLQALKSQIMESPPASEVPIPEPTPAPSVAPSVVGSTSTSLGGRGKMAAMLLSKMQQKPGDATFSPASDVKPPLTSVTVGRGVGRGLSLLKSLKASQAAQSPPSLVDSDVDSLTKKMASSTVSTAATSSQTLVGKNKYFKEVKDTPPVVKKGETGTPCEVTANFIYLNFEENNVFEYEVRYDPDQDYKHLRFKLLNEHNHFFKEKTFDGTTLYVPHMLPDEALNLVSTNPFDESKVNINIIFRRTRRLSEMIQIYNVLFKHIMKDLQLVRFGRQHFNEHAAIQIPQYKLEVWPGYVTAVDEYEGGLMLTLDSTHRVLRTQSVLSLIKETVQAEGANWKRAMSDKLIGCSVMTTYNKKLFRVDSIDDSMNPRSTFEKNEKGEMVKISYIEYYKKNYGIDIMDVDQPMLISRDSKRMPGSEKPTDFMICLVPELCQLTGLTDDQRSNFRLMKDVATYTRITPNQRHAAFKKYIQNVLNNETAKNRLKGWGLTIAQETINLTARTLPPETLYFGNDVKVPGKPNADWNGDVSRNAVMQAVDIMRWVLLYTDRDKQVATDFVETLKRCSRPMGINVSNPDLLRLPNDRTDTYVMALKKCITSHLQLVVAISPTMRDDRYAAIKKICCADNPVPSQVINARTLMNSQKIRSITQKILLQMNCKLGGTLWNISIPFKTAMVIGVDSYHDAARKRRSVCSFIASYNQTMTHWYSKAVFQERGQEIVDSLKSCLVDSLKHYLRVNGRLPDRIIIYRDGVGDSQLKLVQQYEIPQMQISFSLVGETYKPTLTYVVVQKRINTRIFMKTGKEFANPHPGTVVDHDITRRDWYDFLIVSQKVNQGTVTPTHYVVVHDDSGMTPDQCQRLTYKMCHLYYNWPGTVRVPAPCQYAHKLAYLVGQNVHQQPSEALADKLFFL